One window from the genome of Esox lucius isolate fEsoLuc1 chromosome 23, fEsoLuc1.pri, whole genome shotgun sequence encodes:
- the nrf1 gene encoding nuclear respiratory factor 1 isoform X1 → MEEEHNVHQTEHLTTIEEHTVQQVHVATYTDHSMLSADEDSPSSADDDAYDDSDILHSAGNDEVTAHLAAAGPVGMAAAAAVATGKKRKRPHIFESNPSIRKRQQTRLLRKLRATLDEYTTRVGQQAIVLCISPSKPNALFKVFGAAPLENVVRKYKGMILEDLENALAEHAPPGGELTSELPPLTIDGIPVSVDKMTQAQLRAFIPEMLKYSTGRGKPGWGKESCKPIWWPEDIPWANVRSDVRTEEQKQRVSWTQALRTIVKNCYKQHGREDLLYAFEDQVQVPQHTTMTTASIAHLVPSQTVVQTISNPDGTVSLIQVGTGQTVATLADASELPGTVTVAQVNYTTVNDGEFTCGEISGAKEQSRAHPGGCYTFVMDENLSAVCRTLPMEVSPQYIVEQNWATLQGGEMTIQTTQASEANQAVASLAEAAVAATQEMQQGATVTMALNSEAAAHAVATLAEATLQGGGQIVLAGETAAAVGALTGVQDGSGTYHTTSQQLLSGLVQIPVSMYQTVVTSLAQGNRPVQVAMAPVTTRIDNTVTLDGQAVEVVTLEQ, encoded by the exons ATGGAGGAGGAGCACAACGTCCACCAAACTGAACACCTGACCACCATCGAAGAGCACACAGTCCAACAGGTCCACGTGGCCACCTACACCGACCACAGCATGCTGAGTGCCGACGAGGACTCGCCCTCGTCAGCGGACGACGACGCCTACGACGACTCGGACATCCTTCACTCGGCCGGCAACGACGAGGTCACGGCGCACCTGGCAGCCGCAG GCCCAGTGGGCatggctgctgctgctgccgTAGCAACGGGAAAGAAACGCAAGAGGCCCCACATCTTTGAGTCCAACCCCTCGATCCGCAAAAGACAGCAGACACGCCTGCTGAG GAAACTGAGAGCCACTCTGGACGAGTACACCACCAGAGTTGGCCAGCAGGCCATAGTGCTGTGCATCTCTCCCTCCAAACCCAACGCGTTGTTCAAGGTGTTCGGGGCTGCGCCCCTGGAGAACGTG GTGAGGAAGTACAAGGGCATGATTTTGGAGGACCTAGAGAATGCCCTGGCCGAGCACGCGCCACCTGGGGGGGAGCTCACATCCGAGCTGCCCCCCCTCACCATCGACGGCATCCCTGTCTCTGTGGACAAGATGACACAG GCCCAGCTGCGGGCGTTCATCCCAGAGATGCTGAAGTATTCAACGGGTAGGGGAAAACCTGGCTGGGGCAAGGAGAGTTGCAAGCCCATCTGGTGGCCTGAGGATATCCCCTGGGCTAATGTGCGCAGCGACGTGCGCACAGAGGAGCAGAAACAAAGG GTCTCGTGGACCCAGGCACTGCGGACCATCGTGAAGAACTGCTACAAGCAGCACGGCCGCGAAGATCTGCTCTACGCCTTCGAGGACCAGGTGCAAGTGCCTCAACACACCACTATGACCACAGCCAGCATCGCCCACCTGGTGCCGTCACAGACCGTGGTGCAGACCATCAGCAACCCGGACGGTACCGTGTCACTCATACAG GTGGGCACGGGGCAGACGGTTGCCACGCTGGCCGATGCATCAGAGCTGCCCGGCACAGTGACTGTGGCCCAGGTCAACTACACCACTGTGAACGACGGAGAG TTTACGTGTGGTGAGATTTCTGGCGCAAAAGAGCAGTCCAGAGCACACCCAGGTGGGTGCTACACATTTGTCATGGACGAG AATCTGTCAGCGGTGTGTCGCACATTGCCCATGGAGGTGTCGCCACAGTACATT GTTGAGCAGAACTGGGCGACTCTGCAGGGCGGTGAGATGACCATCCAGACCACTCAGGCATCCGAGGCCAATCAGGCAGTGGCCTCCCTCGCCGAGGCCGCGGTCGCCGCCACCCAGGAGATGCAGCAGGGCGCCACCGTCACCATGGCACTCAACAG TGAGGCGGCTGCCCATGCCGTGGCGACGCTGGCCGAGGCCACCCTACAGGGAGGGGGGCAGATCGTCCTGGCCGGGGAGACCGCGGCCGCTGTGGGGGCACTGACCGGGGTGCAGGATGGCAGCGGTACGTACCACACAACCTCTCAACAGCTGCTGTCAG GCCTGGTGCAGATACCGGTCAGCATGTACCAGACCGTGGTGACCAGCCTGGCCCAGGGGAACCGGCCGGTCCAGGTGGCCATGGCTCCGGTGACTACGCGCATCGACAACACGGTCACACTGGATGGGCAGGCGGTGGAGGTCGTGACCTTGGAGCAGTGA
- the nrf1 gene encoding nuclear respiratory factor 1 isoform X2, translated as MEEEHNVHQTEHLTTIEEHTVQQVHVATYTDHSMLSADEDSPSSADDDAYDDSDILHSAGNDEVTAHLAAAGPVGMAAAAAVATGKKRKRPHIFESNPSIRKRQQTRLLRKLRATLDEYTTRVGQQAIVLCISPSKPNALFKVFGAAPLENVVRKYKGMILEDLENALAEHAPPGGELTSELPPLTIDGIPVSVDKMTQAQLRAFIPEMLKYSTGRGKPGWGKESCKPIWWPEDIPWANVRSDVRTEEQKQRVSWTQALRTIVKNCYKQHGREDLLYAFEDQVQVPQHTTMTTASIAHLVPSQTVVQTISNPDGTVSLIQVGTGQTVATLADASELPGTVTVAQVNYTTVNDGEFTCGEISGAKEQSRAHPGGCYTFVMDENLSAVCRTLPMEVSPQYINWATLQGGEMTIQTTQASEANQAVASLAEAAVAATQEMQQGATVTMALNSEAAAHAVATLAEATLQGGGQIVLAGETAAAVGALTGVQDGSGTYHTTSQQLLSGLVQIPVSMYQTVVTSLAQGNRPVQVAMAPVTTRIDNTVTLDGQAVEVVTLEQ; from the exons ATGGAGGAGGAGCACAACGTCCACCAAACTGAACACCTGACCACCATCGAAGAGCACACAGTCCAACAGGTCCACGTGGCCACCTACACCGACCACAGCATGCTGAGTGCCGACGAGGACTCGCCCTCGTCAGCGGACGACGACGCCTACGACGACTCGGACATCCTTCACTCGGCCGGCAACGACGAGGTCACGGCGCACCTGGCAGCCGCAG GCCCAGTGGGCatggctgctgctgctgccgTAGCAACGGGAAAGAAACGCAAGAGGCCCCACATCTTTGAGTCCAACCCCTCGATCCGCAAAAGACAGCAGACACGCCTGCTGAG GAAACTGAGAGCCACTCTGGACGAGTACACCACCAGAGTTGGCCAGCAGGCCATAGTGCTGTGCATCTCTCCCTCCAAACCCAACGCGTTGTTCAAGGTGTTCGGGGCTGCGCCCCTGGAGAACGTG GTGAGGAAGTACAAGGGCATGATTTTGGAGGACCTAGAGAATGCCCTGGCCGAGCACGCGCCACCTGGGGGGGAGCTCACATCCGAGCTGCCCCCCCTCACCATCGACGGCATCCCTGTCTCTGTGGACAAGATGACACAG GCCCAGCTGCGGGCGTTCATCCCAGAGATGCTGAAGTATTCAACGGGTAGGGGAAAACCTGGCTGGGGCAAGGAGAGTTGCAAGCCCATCTGGTGGCCTGAGGATATCCCCTGGGCTAATGTGCGCAGCGACGTGCGCACAGAGGAGCAGAAACAAAGG GTCTCGTGGACCCAGGCACTGCGGACCATCGTGAAGAACTGCTACAAGCAGCACGGCCGCGAAGATCTGCTCTACGCCTTCGAGGACCAGGTGCAAGTGCCTCAACACACCACTATGACCACAGCCAGCATCGCCCACCTGGTGCCGTCACAGACCGTGGTGCAGACCATCAGCAACCCGGACGGTACCGTGTCACTCATACAG GTGGGCACGGGGCAGACGGTTGCCACGCTGGCCGATGCATCAGAGCTGCCCGGCACAGTGACTGTGGCCCAGGTCAACTACACCACTGTGAACGACGGAGAG TTTACGTGTGGTGAGATTTCTGGCGCAAAAGAGCAGTCCAGAGCACACCCAGGTGGGTGCTACACATTTGTCATGGACGAG AATCTGTCAGCGGTGTGTCGCACATTGCCCATGGAGGTGTCGCCACAGTACATT AACTGGGCGACTCTGCAGGGCGGTGAGATGACCATCCAGACCACTCAGGCATCCGAGGCCAATCAGGCAGTGGCCTCCCTCGCCGAGGCCGCGGTCGCCGCCACCCAGGAGATGCAGCAGGGCGCCACCGTCACCATGGCACTCAACAG TGAGGCGGCTGCCCATGCCGTGGCGACGCTGGCCGAGGCCACCCTACAGGGAGGGGGGCAGATCGTCCTGGCCGGGGAGACCGCGGCCGCTGTGGGGGCACTGACCGGGGTGCAGGATGGCAGCGGTACGTACCACACAACCTCTCAACAGCTGCTGTCAG GCCTGGTGCAGATACCGGTCAGCATGTACCAGACCGTGGTGACCAGCCTGGCCCAGGGGAACCGGCCGGTCCAGGTGGCCATGGCTCCGGTGACTACGCGCATCGACAACACGGTCACACTGGATGGGCAGGCGGTGGAGGTCGTGACCTTGGAGCAGTGA
- the nrf1 gene encoding nuclear respiratory factor 1 isoform X4, producing the protein MEEEHNVHQTEHLTTIEEHTVQQVHVATYTDHSMLSADEDSPSSADDDAYDDSDILHSAGNDEVTAHLAAAGPVGMAAAAAVATGKKRKRPHIFESNPSIRKRQQTRLLRKLRATLDEYTTRVGQQAIVLCISPSKPNALFKVFGAAPLENVVRKYKGMILEDLENALAEHAPPGGELTSELPPLTIDGIPVSVDKMTQAQLRAFIPEMLKYSTGRGKPGWGKESCKPIWWPEDIPWANVRSDVRTEEQKQRVSWTQALRTIVKNCYKQHGREDLLYAFEDQVQVPQHTTMTTASIAHLVPSQTVVQTISNPDGTVSLIQVGTGQTVATLADASELPGTVTVAQVNYTTVNDGENLSAVCRTLPMEVSPQYIVEQNWATLQGGEMTIQTTQASEANQAVASLAEAAVAATQEMQQGATVTMALNSEAAAHAVATLAEATLQGGGQIVLAGETAAAVGALTGVQDGSGTYHTTSQQLLSGLVQIPVSMYQTVVTSLAQGNRPVQVAMAPVTTRIDNTVTLDGQAVEVVTLEQ; encoded by the exons ATGGAGGAGGAGCACAACGTCCACCAAACTGAACACCTGACCACCATCGAAGAGCACACAGTCCAACAGGTCCACGTGGCCACCTACACCGACCACAGCATGCTGAGTGCCGACGAGGACTCGCCCTCGTCAGCGGACGACGACGCCTACGACGACTCGGACATCCTTCACTCGGCCGGCAACGACGAGGTCACGGCGCACCTGGCAGCCGCAG GCCCAGTGGGCatggctgctgctgctgccgTAGCAACGGGAAAGAAACGCAAGAGGCCCCACATCTTTGAGTCCAACCCCTCGATCCGCAAAAGACAGCAGACACGCCTGCTGAG GAAACTGAGAGCCACTCTGGACGAGTACACCACCAGAGTTGGCCAGCAGGCCATAGTGCTGTGCATCTCTCCCTCCAAACCCAACGCGTTGTTCAAGGTGTTCGGGGCTGCGCCCCTGGAGAACGTG GTGAGGAAGTACAAGGGCATGATTTTGGAGGACCTAGAGAATGCCCTGGCCGAGCACGCGCCACCTGGGGGGGAGCTCACATCCGAGCTGCCCCCCCTCACCATCGACGGCATCCCTGTCTCTGTGGACAAGATGACACAG GCCCAGCTGCGGGCGTTCATCCCAGAGATGCTGAAGTATTCAACGGGTAGGGGAAAACCTGGCTGGGGCAAGGAGAGTTGCAAGCCCATCTGGTGGCCTGAGGATATCCCCTGGGCTAATGTGCGCAGCGACGTGCGCACAGAGGAGCAGAAACAAAGG GTCTCGTGGACCCAGGCACTGCGGACCATCGTGAAGAACTGCTACAAGCAGCACGGCCGCGAAGATCTGCTCTACGCCTTCGAGGACCAGGTGCAAGTGCCTCAACACACCACTATGACCACAGCCAGCATCGCCCACCTGGTGCCGTCACAGACCGTGGTGCAGACCATCAGCAACCCGGACGGTACCGTGTCACTCATACAG GTGGGCACGGGGCAGACGGTTGCCACGCTGGCCGATGCATCAGAGCTGCCCGGCACAGTGACTGTGGCCCAGGTCAACTACACCACTGTGAACGACGGAGAG AATCTGTCAGCGGTGTGTCGCACATTGCCCATGGAGGTGTCGCCACAGTACATT GTTGAGCAGAACTGGGCGACTCTGCAGGGCGGTGAGATGACCATCCAGACCACTCAGGCATCCGAGGCCAATCAGGCAGTGGCCTCCCTCGCCGAGGCCGCGGTCGCCGCCACCCAGGAGATGCAGCAGGGCGCCACCGTCACCATGGCACTCAACAG TGAGGCGGCTGCCCATGCCGTGGCGACGCTGGCCGAGGCCACCCTACAGGGAGGGGGGCAGATCGTCCTGGCCGGGGAGACCGCGGCCGCTGTGGGGGCACTGACCGGGGTGCAGGATGGCAGCGGTACGTACCACACAACCTCTCAACAGCTGCTGTCAG GCCTGGTGCAGATACCGGTCAGCATGTACCAGACCGTGGTGACCAGCCTGGCCCAGGGGAACCGGCCGGTCCAGGTGGCCATGGCTCCGGTGACTACGCGCATCGACAACACGGTCACACTGGATGGGCAGGCGGTGGAGGTCGTGACCTTGGAGCAGTGA
- the nrf1 gene encoding nuclear respiratory factor 1 isoform X5, translated as MEEEHNVHQTEHLTTIEEHTVQQVHVATYTDHSMLSADEDSPSSADDDAYDDSDILHSAGNDEVTAHLAAAGPVGMAAAAAVATGKKRKRPHIFESNPSIRKRQQTRLLRKLRATLDEYTTRVGQQAIVLCISPSKPNALFKVFGAAPLENVVRKYKGMILEDLENALAEHAPPGGELTSELPPLTIDGIPVSVDKMTQAQLRAFIPEMLKYSTGRGKPGWGKESCKPIWWPEDIPWANVRSDVRTEEQKQRVSWTQALRTIVKNCYKQHGREDLLYAFEDQVQVPQHTTMTTASIAHLVPSQTVVQTISNPDGTVSLIQVGTGQTVATLADASELPGTVTVAQVNYTTVNDGENLSAVCRTLPMEVSPQYINWATLQGGEMTIQTTQASEANQAVASLAEAAVAATQEMQQGATVTMALNSEAAAHAVATLAEATLQGGGQIVLAGETAAAVGALTGVQDGSGTYHTTSQQLLSGLVQIPVSMYQTVVTSLAQGNRPVQVAMAPVTTRIDNTVTLDGQAVEVVTLEQ; from the exons ATGGAGGAGGAGCACAACGTCCACCAAACTGAACACCTGACCACCATCGAAGAGCACACAGTCCAACAGGTCCACGTGGCCACCTACACCGACCACAGCATGCTGAGTGCCGACGAGGACTCGCCCTCGTCAGCGGACGACGACGCCTACGACGACTCGGACATCCTTCACTCGGCCGGCAACGACGAGGTCACGGCGCACCTGGCAGCCGCAG GCCCAGTGGGCatggctgctgctgctgccgTAGCAACGGGAAAGAAACGCAAGAGGCCCCACATCTTTGAGTCCAACCCCTCGATCCGCAAAAGACAGCAGACACGCCTGCTGAG GAAACTGAGAGCCACTCTGGACGAGTACACCACCAGAGTTGGCCAGCAGGCCATAGTGCTGTGCATCTCTCCCTCCAAACCCAACGCGTTGTTCAAGGTGTTCGGGGCTGCGCCCCTGGAGAACGTG GTGAGGAAGTACAAGGGCATGATTTTGGAGGACCTAGAGAATGCCCTGGCCGAGCACGCGCCACCTGGGGGGGAGCTCACATCCGAGCTGCCCCCCCTCACCATCGACGGCATCCCTGTCTCTGTGGACAAGATGACACAG GCCCAGCTGCGGGCGTTCATCCCAGAGATGCTGAAGTATTCAACGGGTAGGGGAAAACCTGGCTGGGGCAAGGAGAGTTGCAAGCCCATCTGGTGGCCTGAGGATATCCCCTGGGCTAATGTGCGCAGCGACGTGCGCACAGAGGAGCAGAAACAAAGG GTCTCGTGGACCCAGGCACTGCGGACCATCGTGAAGAACTGCTACAAGCAGCACGGCCGCGAAGATCTGCTCTACGCCTTCGAGGACCAGGTGCAAGTGCCTCAACACACCACTATGACCACAGCCAGCATCGCCCACCTGGTGCCGTCACAGACCGTGGTGCAGACCATCAGCAACCCGGACGGTACCGTGTCACTCATACAG GTGGGCACGGGGCAGACGGTTGCCACGCTGGCCGATGCATCAGAGCTGCCCGGCACAGTGACTGTGGCCCAGGTCAACTACACCACTGTGAACGACGGAGAG AATCTGTCAGCGGTGTGTCGCACATTGCCCATGGAGGTGTCGCCACAGTACATT AACTGGGCGACTCTGCAGGGCGGTGAGATGACCATCCAGACCACTCAGGCATCCGAGGCCAATCAGGCAGTGGCCTCCCTCGCCGAGGCCGCGGTCGCCGCCACCCAGGAGATGCAGCAGGGCGCCACCGTCACCATGGCACTCAACAG TGAGGCGGCTGCCCATGCCGTGGCGACGCTGGCCGAGGCCACCCTACAGGGAGGGGGGCAGATCGTCCTGGCCGGGGAGACCGCGGCCGCTGTGGGGGCACTGACCGGGGTGCAGGATGGCAGCGGTACGTACCACACAACCTCTCAACAGCTGCTGTCAG GCCTGGTGCAGATACCGGTCAGCATGTACCAGACCGTGGTGACCAGCCTGGCCCAGGGGAACCGGCCGGTCCAGGTGGCCATGGCTCCGGTGACTACGCGCATCGACAACACGGTCACACTGGATGGGCAGGCGGTGGAGGTCGTGACCTTGGAGCAGTGA
- the nrf1 gene encoding nuclear respiratory factor 1 isoform X3, with protein sequence MEEEHNVHQTEHLTTIEEHTVQQVHVATYTDHSMLSADEDSPSSADDDAYDDSDILHSAGNDEVTAHLAAAGPVGMAAAAAVATGKKRKRPHIFESNPSIRKRQQTRLLRKLRATLDEYTTRVGQQAIVLCISPSKPNALFKVFGAAPLENVVRKYKGMILEDLENALAEHAPPGGELTSELPPLTIDGIPVSVDKMTQAQLRAFIPEMLKYSTGRGKPGWGKESCKPIWWPEDIPWANVRSDVRTEEQKQRVSWTQALRTIVKNCYKQHGREDLLYAFEDQVQVPQHTTMTTASIAHLVPSQTVVQTISNPDGTVSLIQVGTGQTVATLADASELPGTVTVAQVNYTTVNDGEFTCGEISGAKEQSRAHPGGCYTFVMDENLSAVCRTLPMEVSPQYIVEQNWATLQGGEMTIQTTQASEANQAVASLAEAAVAATQEMQQGATVTMALNSEAAAHAVATLAEATLQGGGQIVLAGETAAAVGALTGVQDGSGLVQIPVSMYQTVVTSLAQGNRPVQVAMAPVTTRIDNTVTLDGQAVEVVTLEQ encoded by the exons ATGGAGGAGGAGCACAACGTCCACCAAACTGAACACCTGACCACCATCGAAGAGCACACAGTCCAACAGGTCCACGTGGCCACCTACACCGACCACAGCATGCTGAGTGCCGACGAGGACTCGCCCTCGTCAGCGGACGACGACGCCTACGACGACTCGGACATCCTTCACTCGGCCGGCAACGACGAGGTCACGGCGCACCTGGCAGCCGCAG GCCCAGTGGGCatggctgctgctgctgccgTAGCAACGGGAAAGAAACGCAAGAGGCCCCACATCTTTGAGTCCAACCCCTCGATCCGCAAAAGACAGCAGACACGCCTGCTGAG GAAACTGAGAGCCACTCTGGACGAGTACACCACCAGAGTTGGCCAGCAGGCCATAGTGCTGTGCATCTCTCCCTCCAAACCCAACGCGTTGTTCAAGGTGTTCGGGGCTGCGCCCCTGGAGAACGTG GTGAGGAAGTACAAGGGCATGATTTTGGAGGACCTAGAGAATGCCCTGGCCGAGCACGCGCCACCTGGGGGGGAGCTCACATCCGAGCTGCCCCCCCTCACCATCGACGGCATCCCTGTCTCTGTGGACAAGATGACACAG GCCCAGCTGCGGGCGTTCATCCCAGAGATGCTGAAGTATTCAACGGGTAGGGGAAAACCTGGCTGGGGCAAGGAGAGTTGCAAGCCCATCTGGTGGCCTGAGGATATCCCCTGGGCTAATGTGCGCAGCGACGTGCGCACAGAGGAGCAGAAACAAAGG GTCTCGTGGACCCAGGCACTGCGGACCATCGTGAAGAACTGCTACAAGCAGCACGGCCGCGAAGATCTGCTCTACGCCTTCGAGGACCAGGTGCAAGTGCCTCAACACACCACTATGACCACAGCCAGCATCGCCCACCTGGTGCCGTCACAGACCGTGGTGCAGACCATCAGCAACCCGGACGGTACCGTGTCACTCATACAG GTGGGCACGGGGCAGACGGTTGCCACGCTGGCCGATGCATCAGAGCTGCCCGGCACAGTGACTGTGGCCCAGGTCAACTACACCACTGTGAACGACGGAGAG TTTACGTGTGGTGAGATTTCTGGCGCAAAAGAGCAGTCCAGAGCACACCCAGGTGGGTGCTACACATTTGTCATGGACGAG AATCTGTCAGCGGTGTGTCGCACATTGCCCATGGAGGTGTCGCCACAGTACATT GTTGAGCAGAACTGGGCGACTCTGCAGGGCGGTGAGATGACCATCCAGACCACTCAGGCATCCGAGGCCAATCAGGCAGTGGCCTCCCTCGCCGAGGCCGCGGTCGCCGCCACCCAGGAGATGCAGCAGGGCGCCACCGTCACCATGGCACTCAACAG TGAGGCGGCTGCCCATGCCGTGGCGACGCTGGCCGAGGCCACCCTACAGGGAGGGGGGCAGATCGTCCTGGCCGGGGAGACCGCGGCCGCTGTGGGGGCACTGACCGGGGTGCAGGATGGCAGCG GCCTGGTGCAGATACCGGTCAGCATGTACCAGACCGTGGTGACCAGCCTGGCCCAGGGGAACCGGCCGGTCCAGGTGGCCATGGCTCCGGTGACTACGCGCATCGACAACACGGTCACACTGGATGGGCAGGCGGTGGAGGTCGTGACCTTGGAGCAGTGA